The DNA window ACTTCATTGCTTTTTGCGAAGATTGTCTTCGGCATCGACCATAACTTTAACCGGTTTTACCTCGATGTTTGTAGTTATCTACCCAGCGTCTAGTTGCATTGTGTAAAAACATGAGTAACAGCCATTCAGAGGACTATTCGGAGGAGAAAAGACAGAGGAAGAAAGACCTATCAACAGTGGTGATCGATAGTGACGAAACGGGCAGTTCGAGGGATGAAATCGATAGCAGCTGCGACAATGAATCGAAGCAGCGATTAATACTGAATCAAGAAAAGCCAAGCAGCAGTGTTCGTCGATCGTTGCGCGGTTCTCATGCAAAAGACTACGCGACAAGCAAGGATTTATCACGGCGCCGTGATAGGAAAAATGCCAGTACAACTGAAACCAGCGATGAAGAAACGGATggggaaaaagagaaaaaccatCACCAATTAGGGCAGCAGCTTGATCGCGATACGGAGGAAATTGCAGTTTCAGGCTCGAAGGGTAACGAGCGAAAGAAAGCCAACTCAGCAGCTGCCGACAATGTTCGTCGCTCGTCCCGTATTACATCGCCGAGTGTGCGTTACTCGAAAGACTACGTAACGGAAAGCGCAAAAGCGAAACGGCACGTCCAGAGCTCGACCAGCACGGACGAGAGCAGCATGGACGAACAGGAGGACCATGAGGATAGTTTGGAAATGCTGAACAATAAGGTGGCCGCCACGACGTTGTTCGAGGCAGAGAGGGATGTGCCCGGGACGGGTATTTATGGTTTCCAGACGCCAAAGAAACGAGGCTCAATGAGTGCTCTTGCGCAGGCTAGCAGCGCGACACGTACGCCACGTACGCCTCGGTCGCCCCGTTGCTCGGTAACCGTATTTGGTAACGTGCCGACAACGCCACTTCATGTGCGAAAACAGAACAAGAAAGGTATGCGTACGATCGCCATTTTATGCGTTTTCTTGTTTGATatgagatttctttttttgttttagagtTGTCAAAGGCACTGCAAGCCTCGATGCGGCAAGATTTTTCGGCTAGTGAGAGTGATTACAACCCGTCGGACGAAGAAGACGACGATGATTCCGTTTCTGACGATGATGAGGATAACGCCACTGCTTCTTCTGCTGATGAAACTGTCAGTGAGCGTTCACAAAAGGGGCGCAAGTCACAGACCGGAACAAATATCGCACCACACACGCCGGCAGTTCCGGTTCCGGCTAAGCTACCGTCACAATCGGCTGCCAACGGTCAGTCAACAAGAGCCCGCACCACCCGTAGTGCATCGAACAAGCCCGACATGCAGTACATTGTGGAGAGTGATAACTACTTCTCTACATTTACCAATGCCAAATCCGTCACATCTGACCATACGCTCGATCGGCTGAGTACGCCACGGCTACCGCAGGATGTTCTGCTACGGCTGCTGCAGGAAACGAATGCGTCCTCGACGCATGCATCCGCCATACAGGATATGCTAGCGGAGCACGAGCAGCAATTCACCCGCTGGTTGTTCCTGCTGAACGAAGGGTTCAGTGTGTTGCTGTACGGGCTCGGTTCGAAGCGTTCGCTGCTGCAAACATTCCACCACAAGCTGCTAGCCGACCGTCCGGTGCTGGTAGTGAACGGATTCTTCCCCGGCCTAACCGTCAAGGATGTGCTCGATGCGGTGGCAAACGATTTGCTCGATCTGCAGCTGCAAACGTCCGTCCATCATGAAACGATCGATGAGATCGAGTACGAACTGTCCCTGCAGCCGGATCTGCACGTGTTTCTGCTCGTGCACAATCTCGACGGTGTTGCAATGCGCAACGACCGTATGCAGGCGACAATGTGCCGGCTGGCCAGCATCCCTAACATCCATCTGGTTGCGACAATCGATCACATCAATGCACCACTGCTGTGGGACGCTTCCAAGCTGAGCCTGTACAACTTCTGCTGGTGGGACGTAACTACCCTGCTGCCGTACAGCGTCGAGACAGCGTTCGAGAACTCACTGCTGGTGCAGAGCGGCGGTGCACTGGCGTTGTCGTCGATGAGCAGCGTGTTCGCATCGCTCACCACTAATGCACGCGGCATCTTTATGGTGATTGTGAAGTATCAGCTAGCGAACAGTGGTCCCGCAAACGCACAATATCCCGGCATGCAGTTCAAAGATCTGTACTGGTCGTGTCGCGAAGCGTTCCTGGTCAGCAGCGACATTGCGTTGCGTGCACAGCTGACTGAGTTTACCGATCACAAGCTGCTGCGTATCAAACGGTCGCTGGACGGTTCGGAATATCTTAACATACCGATCGAGCACGGTCTGCTGAAGCGATTCGTCGATGAAAATGCGAAGAGATCGTAGAATGCGtctttttgtttagtttggtgaataattttcctttccgtgTTGCTCATTACACTCTCACATATTGCATGATGTCGAAacctgtgttgtgtttgtggtCTCTAAGGACATGcgaattttgagaaaaaaaagaagaagcgcTTCTGTCCGAAACACTCAAGAGGAAGAATTTATTCCACAATATCCGacattaattcaattttttaaacatttcccgTGGCGAAGGTAAAAAGGTAGATAgtaataatgtgttgtttggtgATAAATATTGACAAGTTTATATCCCTATATTTTTCTGGAATAGACCaacaatattaaataatatttaatgaaatagttgaaattaaatattttctaaggTTTCAAATAtgcaaaaggaacaaaaaaaaaacatttatattcTGCGCTAAAATATGGTTAGGAAGAATTTAGAAGACGCTTCCTTTCATTAGACATTACTAAATCATATAACGCTTGCTTTGACTCCTTCAGCACAGAAACCATCCTTAGACGCAGACTCGTTGCCGTGCCGAACGCCTTTTACGGTACCGTTCTGCTGGTTCGGCGACCGACTCAGTCAGTACACACTGGCTGGCGGCACCGGGCACATCCTTGCTGCTCTTGCTACGAACGTACGGCACCCGTTGTGGGCGCCCGGGACATCTCCTTTCTCCTGGTTTTTTCTCACCACTATCTCATCACCCGGCTCGGCTGTTTTGTTATCCGCTAGGAGCGCAAGGAGAGCCTTCCAACTTTTCCTTTGTttaagccacacacacacacacacatacacacatttttttcctttccaaaacACTCGCTTTACCGGTTCAAAGGGTATCCTTTATCCCGTTCTGTTAGTATCCTGTTAGTGATAATTTTATCCCTTTAAATCCTGTCTGTAccgttttgtgaagtgaagtGTCCGCTGGCTTTAGCACAAGGTGATTAAACACAATCGAATTTGCTTGTGTTAAGATAAGAAATCGTGAAACATCTGCTTACGTGAAACTGTATATCGAATCAATCGATTCAAGATGTCGAACGTTGTTTACCAGTGTTTCTTACTCTGTTCGTGTAATGTAttcgagagaagaaaaaaaagcatagtttaatgtttattcCCCCGAACCTTGTTTTGGGGGaaactttcctttctttttacttttttttacccctCTGTGCGTTCGTACACATGCGTACCGCCTTGACAAGCGCCCGACAGTAGGCAACCGGCATAGATTTTTAGTCCGTATCCTTGAGCGTTACCGCTTAGAGAGCACGGGCACGAAAGGAACGCAAATAACGGCTAGCAATAGAGGGTACCATCCGCGTAGTGTGTGGTGAAAGTATGTTTTCTTAGCTAAGGATATGCCTCGCGTTTGCACGGAGCAGAACCGCGTGCCCGAGTGTGGTTCAAGATCAAAACAAAGGGAACGAAGGGCTTGCATACTTGCGATAAAAGAACGAGAGCTCACTCTCAAACccagaaaaagagaaagtgagagagagagaaacattgCGCGTTTCGTGTTTGAGATTTCTCCTGTATACTGAAAAACATATATCGAAAtagggaaagaaagagagagagattccAGAGTCCATTATGAATGCATCTCAAAGCACGTGCCTATTACGTGAGTCCTTGCtaagtaaacgaaaaaaaaaacgtaaacacaCTTGTAATTGCTgtgaaacttttgttttcatttaactAGATAGTAATTCTAGTAGATTATACtactaaaaattatattaGTTTATTCTCAAAGCTTGAGGAGTTGGATAGAAGAACTGTTACTACGCCATTcaacagcacaacaaaaattacaacGAGAAAGTGATTTAAAATCACCATCAGTTAGGATGTAATGCATAGTTTCCAGATGTtacaaacacgaaaaaaaaccaaaagcgTGTTGAAGTATTCAAAGCAAACAGTTTGAAGTACCCGTTAATGTCGAttaaaatggatgaaatcTAAAAAGGGATTTCTAATGCTAACAAAATCTCGTTTGGTTCTTTCTTTTGATCGAGTAATCCATCCAATACGCTTAATCCACCATACTGCACACACTGAGGCTGACGTGTACAGGCGATGGATGGTAAAATCTAAATAATGCCAAAATCCACCTTCACAGGTGAAAGTGATTAAAACTCAGTCAGACGGTGCAGAAAAtgatattacaaaaaaatactaagagaaaattgaaaagagaaagagagagagagagagagacagagaagaGCGTTTTGCTAGTAAAGGTCGGGTTCGGTGCGTCGGTTTAGACGGTTAAATTCGAATCTTGAAAGAGTGAGCCTGCGCATATGCGTTTCCCAATTTGTGTGTACATGCGATGCTACTAGCTTCGCACTATCAAGGAAGATAACGCCAGTAAGAGAGAACAGGAAAAAGCTAATACTGCACAAAacgagagacagagagagaaagagagtgggTGAGCATATGAGTGTATGGCTTACATGCTCATGAATTTCTCGAGCTTCGTGCAGGGAGATGCAAACTGCCAAGACGCCACTGGCAGCTAAAGGGGTGTGGGGAGCTAGATTATACAACAATACCATAAATATCAGGCCAGTAAAAAGGGTAGGGTACACGGCAATGGATGAGACGGATGCCGAATCCAAATCGCTCGCTGGACGAAAACGTCACCGACAGCGACGACGACAGCCCGACACGACGAGTCTCGGACAGCTTTGGTGTTGTATAACCAAACCATTTcgcaggagcagcagcagcaagcagTCACAACGCACTACGTTGCGAACCCGCACGCTACCCAAAGCTGCGTTCTGAACTTCCGGTGTGCAATACAGAGatacacacaggcacacacgcTTTGTATCCATTCGCCGCGAAATGATAGGACGGTAAACATCTGCTTAAAGCGCAACGAAGGAAGAAGCGTCAAACGGCATAAGTGACAGACCGTTGGTGGCTGAAGATATATCAAGCCCAACAGTGCTCAGGCAGGATCTTCCGAGTGCGTGTCCGTCTGTGTTCGTGCTAGTGTGTGACAGGTGTTGTGTCCACCCGGCGTACGTAGCGCCGGTGCGTGCTGATGTACGCGGTGTAAATAAGACGCGAAACTACGCGAACCGTACCATCCAGACATTACGCCAGACAGTGTTGTAGGGGTACTCCCCGGCGGGGGGTTAGGGGACAGTGGTTGTACCGACATCACATTCGAGAGTGATCGTTTTAATTCCTACCCTTTCTCTCATCCCCGTATCCTGATTCTGCCGGTACTCAACTCCTCAACTTCAGTGGATTCAGTGCACCATCAACGGAGGCCTGGGTTAGTGTTTGCCTTTTCCACGATCAACCGTCTATCGCCATCATTGCCGTCATCGACCACCATCCATCCCCAAATGCGACAATAGTATGGAAGTATGTTCGCCGAAAGGAGCATCCTGTGCCGTTTATATAATACTTTAATTTTCATGCACCGTAAGTACCCCGTTTCGTGTTATCCTTTATGTCCTTTAtgggtgttgttttgtgtgccgTACCACCGCGTGGAAGCTGGCGTGCGAACTACGTAATCTAATGTCGTAACGTCCCTGTGTGACGTCAGGTGGATGCATTAGCAGTGGCGGGAATTATTCGTGAGGATCTTTTACTGATTTTCCAAGAATTTTGGAACCTTTCTTTTGGCAATACTCTAcattctgtatgtgtgtggtcaTCGTTTACTTACGGAATGCGGTAGCTTTCTTCTGTAATCAATCATTCGTAACTTTGCCGTCTGGACATCTcgcgtcttcttcttcttttgttgctCTCCCGTTACCTCCACACATAGGGATATGATCGATGATCAAGTGTCCACTTTCAGACCATTAAGATACAGTAAGCTTAATGTAGACCTCCCGACTTCGGAGCATACTTGACAGTAAGTAACATCCGGAACGGAATTCCAATTCCAACTCGATGTCCGAGCTGACATTTCGATAGTCAATTCCATCTCTTACGCAATGACTACGAAATTAGCTCTTTGTCGCATATCTTGAGATCCTGATGAGCTCGCTTCTGTAAGGCTCTTGCGTGATGGCTTCAATCCTTAACCTTAAGACGTGAAATATTTGCCATCATTATTTATCTTGTCGTACGAACAATATAAGCTGCAGTTAGCAGTAAACTGAGCTGACTAACATTAACTTCCCGTAGCTACATCAACGTGTGGGCGGGTGCGTTGAAATGCGGAACTAATTAACATGCTCCACAATATCCGGAATTCAGTAGAAACGGAGTAGATTGATTTAGCATAATAATTGTGCGTATACCGTGCTGGTATGTATAGCacatgtggttttttgttgttgttgcgcgtCTGTTGTATTTTTCCCATATGCTACGGAACCTGGTCTAATTGATGTTTACATCAATCTCGCCCAAAAACCGATCGACGAAAGTTTGTTGCCCCAAAGCACCAACAGAACTCACTGTATATAATcgtcagattttttttgctgctcctccctcttctcgtttttttgttctccccgCTGCATCTTGCACGGTCCCGTTCGATATACGTATTTTAATCCGATTGGCCGATTTGAAAGAATGCCGGATCAAACGTCCGTTGTGGATTTGGAATTTGAGCTCATCGCTGCTTTAtggttgtttaattaattttcaaattaaatcattcCATTCGAACCTCCCCCATCCCTTCCTCCCTCCCTCTAAACCCCTTGGCGGGTTGGGTTGGTGGCGGTACCCTTCCTTTGTACGCTTTCATTGGTTTGACCTTGGTGCTGGAACAGGCATCGTTCAAGATAATCGCCACGAATCTACACCACAAACACATGACGCTCTCGCTGGTCAGTGCCGGTTGCGCATGCAAATTGATGTGATTTATGCTGCATTAGTAGCATCTCAATCTGCGGTGCTTGTTGTGTGCGATATGTaggctaaagaaaaaaaacagtaagtGGAGGagtgagtgagaaaaaaaggggaggaaGGGCAAAGATGGAGAAAAGATGTGCGTCTGATTGCGCGTCCGGCTCGAGTGACCAAGGTCGTTTTCATAGCACATGTTAGACGATCATCAGCACACACGCCAAGGGCCATGACCACCTTTAACTCACACTCCGATGACAGGCCGAAGCGTGACTAAATGTAATGCTTTATATGCAGGCAtaagaagttattggaggaaaatgttggttttttatGACGTATTACTGGAATATTGAGAACGAACATCGTTTTCCCTCGGACGATTTGTATAACCTTGTTGTATAGATAACCTCAATAATCGCCAGGAAATGTTACACAAGAAGCGTGTAATGGAATTTCCTTAAATATAATGTTTAATGAGTATAATTCTATGTATAAACTAATGAGGATAACGACTCAAAAGTTGAGGTTATGGCGTGGAGATCTAATATACCaaagattgaaaattgaatCCCTTAAGAATTGAAGAATTGAAGAAGAATTGAAGTTTAGATCAAGTTCAAGAATTGTTGGAAGAATtgaaaaaactgtttaaaatgtACCTGTGGCAGGATATAGCAATCTCCTATTAGACGGTACCTGGACTCTGAGGACGCCATTGAACGACTCTATCGCAAACATTTCATCCCGATTCGCATAAAATCCGCTTTGAGCACATTGATTATTCATCATAAATATTAGCTGATGGGaggatatgtgtgtgtgtgcttggaTATCATTTTATATCCGCTGGTTTGCCGTGGATAATTCATCATTCCCTTTATACCGATATGGTTGGGAAtgctcatacacacacacgcgcgatACCGCAAATGCCCGAATGCCTCTTATCAACCACTGTGC is part of the Anopheles funestus chromosome X, idAnoFuneDA-416_04, whole genome shotgun sequence genome and encodes:
- the LOC125769099 gene encoding origin recognition complex subunit 2 encodes the protein MSNSHSEDYSEEKRQRKKDLSTVVIDSDETGSSRDEIDSSCDNESKQRLILNQEKPSSSVRRSLRGSHAKDYATSKDLSRRRDRKNASTTETSDEETDGEKEKNHHQLGQQLDRDTEEIAVSGSKGNERKKANSAAADNVRRSSRITSPSVRYSKDYVTESAKAKRHVQSSTSTDESSMDEQEDHEDSLEMLNNKVAATTLFEAERDVPGTGIYGFQTPKKRGSMSALAQASSATRTPRTPRSPRCSVTVFGNVPTTPLHVRKQNKKELSKALQASMRQDFSASESDYNPSDEEDDDDSVSDDDEDNATASSADETVSERSQKGRKSQTGTNIAPHTPAVPVPAKLPSQSAANGQSTRARTTRSASNKPDMQYIVESDNYFSTFTNAKSVTSDHTLDRLSTPRLPQDVLLRLLQETNASSTHASAIQDMLAEHEQQFTRWLFLLNEGFSVLLYGLGSKRSLLQTFHHKLLADRPVLVVNGFFPGLTVKDVLDAVANDLLDLQLQTSVHHETIDEIEYELSLQPDLHVFLLVHNLDGVAMRNDRMQATMCRLASIPNIHLVATIDHINAPLLWDASKLSLYNFCWWDVTTLLPYSVETAFENSLLVQSGGALALSSMSSVFASLTTNARGIFMVIVKYQLANSGPANAQYPGMQFKDLYWSCREAFLVSSDIALRAQLTEFTDHKLLRIKRSLDGSEYLNIPIEHGLLKRFVDENAKRS